The proteins below come from a single Ptychodera flava strain L36383 chromosome 6, AS_Pfla_20210202, whole genome shotgun sequence genomic window:
- the LOC139134418 gene encoding melatonin receptor type 1B-A-like: MSRNQSLDFGVDQQHHDPGHPFMIFYFIVQTGLMVVGTLGNLLVLVAFATDKKLLTNVNIFILNLAVSDLIVVGFILPFNIFGILKSHHFFSANTVLCEAIAFFCVTSCISQLWSVMGISINRYVYICKSKYYKQIFTRKSTVVMVVIVWIISCLIDMPNFLHWGGNRYDMKTLVCSYDRTANYGWILFFVGSAVLFPGVVDVFCYCSIVAYVRRHSMKVHSGIVTINQGGEGAGNRSGASGNVRLSNRQIQLLKMIVFIFAVFSVCWLTYGMVVMIDFEDSLSQTTHVIVWIIAHSSSTLDPVIYCMTNKQFRDNFKSIFKCFPKRRTNVSLRPSSGSNFSRSNAVKVEYADRRIAWDK, from the coding sequence ATGTCGAGAAATCAGTCTTTGGATTTCGGGGTAGATCAGCAACATCATGACCCTGGCCATCctttcatgatattttatttcattgtacAAACTGGTCTGATGGTTGTCGGCACGCTTGGCAACTTACTAGTGCTAGTTGCATTTGCCACCGACAAGAAATTACTGACTAACGTCAACATTTTTATCCTGAATTTGGCGGTATCAGATCTGATTGTCGTCGGCTTCATTTTGCCCTTCAACATCTTCGGCATTCTGAAAAGTCATCACTTCTTCAGTGCTAACACCGTGCTGTGTGAAGCCATAGCATTCTTCTGTGTGACGTCATGCATTTCGCAGTTGTGGAGCGTCATGGGAATAAGTATAAACCGTTACGTGTACATCTGCAAGAGCAAGTACTACAAACAGATTTTCACCCGCAAGAGCACCGTAGTCATGGTCGTGATTGTTTGGATCATCTCGTGTTTGATAGACATGCCAAATTTCTTGCACTGGGGAGGCAACCGATACGACATGAAAACTTTGGTTTGCTCTTACGACAGGACGGCTAACTACGGCTGGATCCTCTTCTTCGTGGGATCCGCCGTCTTGTTTCCCGGCGTCGTTGACGTGTTCTGCTATTGCTCGATCGTGGCCTACGTAAGACGGCACTCGATGAAGGTGCATAGCGGCATCGTGACGATAAACCAGGGTGGCGAAGGTGCGGGCAACAGAAGCGGCGCTTCAGGTAATGTGAGACTATCGAACAGGCAGATTCAGCTACTGAAAATGATCGTGTTCATATTCGCTGTTTTCAGCGTATGCTGGCTCACCTACGgcatggtggtcatgatcgattTTGAAGATAGTCTGTCTCAGACTACCCACGTCATCGTGTGGATCATCGCTCACTCTAGCAGCACGCTGGACCCAGTGATATACTGCATGACGAACAAGCAATTCCGCGACAACTTTAAATCCATTTTCAAATGCTTCCCCAAAAGGAGAACAAACGTTTCCCTTCGACCGTCATCGGGTAGCAATTTTTCTAGAAGCAATGCTGTGAAAGTAGAGTACGCAGATCGTCGCATTGCTTGGGAcaagtga